The Procambarus clarkii isolate CNS0578487 chromosome 7, FALCON_Pclarkii_2.0, whole genome shotgun sequence genome window below encodes:
- the LOC138357848 gene encoding coagulation factor V-like: protein MTQVTTDLMMTQVTTDLMMTHVTTDLMRTQVTTDLMRTQVTTDLMMTQVTTDLMMTQVTTDLMMTQVTTDLMRTQVTTDLMMTQVTTDLRMTQVTTDLMMTQVTTDLMMTQVTTDLMMTQVTTDLMMTQVTTDLMRTQVTTDLMMTQVTTDLMMTQVTTDLMRTQVTTDLMMTQVTTDLMMTQVTTDLMMTQVTTDLMMTQVTSDLMMTQVTTDLMMTQVTTDLMMTQVTTDLMMTQVTTDLMMTQVTTDLMMTQVTTDLMMTQVTTDLMMTQVTTDLMMTQVTTDLMMTQVTTDLMMTQVTTDLMRTQVTTDLMMTQVTTDLMRTQVTTDLMRTQVTTDLMMTQVTTDLMMTQVTTDLMMTQVTTDLMRTQVTTDLMRTQVTTDLMMTQVTTDLMMTQVTTDLMRTQVTTDLMRTQVTTDLMRTQVTTDLMRTQVTTDLMRTQVTTDLMMTQVTTDLMRTQVTTDLMRTQVTTDLMRTQVTTDLMRTQVTTDLMMTQVTTDLMMTQVTTDLKMTQVTTDLMRTQVTTDLMRTQVTTDLMRTQVTTDLMMTQVTTDLMRTQVTTDLMRTQVTTNLMRTQVTTDLMMTQVTTDLMRTQVTTDLMRTQVTTDLMRTQVTTDLMRTQVTTDLMRTQVTTDLMRTQVTTDLMMTQVTTDLMMTQVTTDLMRTQVTTDLMMTQDTTDLMMTQVTTDLMRTQVTTDLRMTQPGWPRTGQCSQCGRALARTGRGGGVVPSGDDSGSRTLPPHHDTHPRESYTSPSPRHPPQGVVHEPLTMTPAPGSRTRPPHHDTRPGGVVHEPPHHDTRSGESYTSPLTTTPAPGSRTRAPHHDIRPGESYTSPSPRHPPREVVHEPVTTTSAPGSRTRALHHDTLPRESYTSPSPRHPPQGVVHEPLTTTPAPGGRTRPPHHDQVTLEGQVSVKTVTAQEDWEDMPGAHKWM from the coding sequence ATGACCCAGGTCACTACTGACCTGATGATGACCCAGGTCACTACTGACCTGATGATGACCCATGTCACAACTGACCTGATGAGGACCCAGGTCACTACTGACCTGATGAGGACCCAGGTCACTACTGACCTCATGATGACCCAGGTCACAACTGACCTGATGATGACCCAGGTCACTACTGACCTGATGATGACCCAGGTCACTACTGACCTGATGAGGACCCAGGTCACTACTGACCTGATGATGACCCAGGTCACAACTGACCTGAGGATGACCCAGGTCACAACTGACCTGATGATGACCCAGGTCACTACTGACCTGATGATGACCCAGGTCACAACTGACCTCATGATGACCCAGGTCACTACTGACCTGATGATGACCCAGGTCACTACTGACCTCATGAGGACCCAGGTCACTACTGACCTGATGATGACCCAGGTCACAACTGACCTCATGATGACCCAGGTCACTACTGACCTCATGAGGACCCAGGTCACTACTGACCTGATGATGACCCAGGTCACAACTGACCTCATGATGACCCAGGTCACTACTGACCTGATGATGACCCAGGTCACTACTGACCTGATGATGACCCAGGTCACTTCTGACCTGATGATGACCCAGGTCACAACTGACCTCATGATGACCCAGGTCACTACTGACCTGATGATGACCCAGGTCACTACTGACCTGATGATGACCCAGGTCACTACTGACCTGATGATGACCCAGGTCACTACTGACCTGATGATGACCCAGGTCACAACTGACCTGATGATGACCCAGGTCACTACTGACCTGATGATGACCCAGGTCACAACTGACCTGATGATGACCCAGGTCACTACTGACCTGATGATGACCCAGGTCACAACTGACCTGATGATGACCCAGGTCACAACTGACCTGATGAGGACCCAGGTCACAACTGACCTCATGATGACCCAGGTCACTACTGACCTGATGAGGACCCAGGTCACTACTGACCTCATGAGGACCCAGGTCACTACTGACCTCATGATGACCCAGGTCACTACTGACCTCATGATGACCCAGGTCACTACTGACCTCATGATGACCCAGGTCACTACTGACCTCATGAGGACCCAGGTCACTACTGACCTCATGAGGACCCAGGTCACTACTGACCTCATGATGACCCAGGTCACTACTGACCTCATGATGACCCAGGTCACTACTGACCTCATGAGGACCCAGGTCACTACTGACCTCATGAGGACCCAGGTCACTACTGACCTCATGAGGACCCAGGTCACTACTGACCTCATGAGGACCCAGGTCACTACTGACCTCATGAGGACCCAGGTCACTACTGACCTCATGATGACCCAGGTCACTACTGACCTCATGAGGACCCAGGTCACTACTGACCTCATGAGGACCCAGGTCACTACTGACCTCATGAGGACCCAGGTCACTACTGACCTCATGAGGACCCAGGTCACTACTGACCTCATGATGACCCAGGTCACTACTGACCTCATGATGACCCAGGTCACTACTGACCTCAAGATGACCCAGGTCACTACTGACCTCATGAGGACCCAGGTCACTACTGACCTCATGAGGACCCAGGTCACTACTGACCTCATGAGGACCCAGGTCACTACTGACCTCATGATGACCCAGGTCACTACTGACCTCATGAGGACCCAGGTCACTACTGACCTCATGAGGACCCAGGTCACTACTAACCTCATGAGGACCCAGGTCACAACTGACCTCATGATGACCCAGGTCACTACTGACCTCATGAGGACCCAGGTCACTACTGACCTCATGAGGACCCAGGTCACTACTGACCTCATGAGGACCCAGGTCACTACTGACCTCATGAGGACCCAGGTCACTACTGACCTCATGAGGACCCAGGTCACTACTGACCTCATGAGGACCCAGGTCACTACTGACCTCATGATGACCCAGGTCACAACTGACCTGATGATGACCCAGGTCACCACTGACCTGATGAGGACCCAGGTCACTACTGACCTCATGATGACCCAGGACACTACTGACCTCATGATGACCCAGGTCACCACTGACCTCATGAGGACCCAGGTCACTACTGACCTGAGGATGACCCAGCCAGGGTGGCCGAGGACTGGTCAGTGTAGCCAGTGTGGCCGAGCGTTGGCCAgaacaggaaggggggggggcgtcgtccccagcggtgacGACTCAGGGAGTCGTACATTACCCCCTCACCACGACACCCACCCCAGGGAGTCGTACAcgagcccctcaccacgacacCCGCCCCAGGGAGTCGTACACGAGCCCCTCACCATGACACCCGCCCCAGGGAGTCGTACACGACCCCCTCACCACGACACCCGCCCCGGGGGAGTCGTACACGAGCCCCCTCACCACGACACCCGCTCCGGGGAGTCGTACACGAGCCCCCTCACCACGACACCCGCCCCAGGGAGTCGTACAcgagcccctcaccacgacatCCGCCCCGGGGAGTCGTACAcgagcccctcaccacgacacCCGCCCCGGGAAGTCGTACACGAGCCCGTCACCACGACATCCGCCCCGGGGAGTCGTACACGAGCCCTTCACCACGACACCCTCCCCAGGGAGTCGTACAcgagcccctcaccacgacacCCGCCCCAGGGAGTCGTACAcgagcccctcaccacgacacCCGCCCCAGGTGGTCGTACACGACCCCCTCACCACGACCAGGTgacactggagggacaggtctcaGTGAAGACAGTCACTGCTCAAGAAGACTGGGAAGACATGCCTGGCGCACATAAATGGATGTAA
- the LOC138357856 gene encoding sporozoite surface protein 2-like: MKTHYDQTSKVRKFKPGDFVLAYLPIPNSPLQNRFSGPYRVKECRSSNNNYLLNSRTPTRYRHTSNTCPGESVKPSTTCPGESVKPSNTCPGESVKPSTTCPGESVKPSTTYPGESVKPSTTCPGESVKPSNTCPGESVKPSNTCPGESVKPSNTCPGESVKPSNTCPGESVKPSNTCPGESVKPSTTCPGESVKPSTTCPGESVKPSNTCPGESVKPSTTSPGESVKPSNTCPGESVKPSNTCPGESVKPSNTCPGESVKPSNTCPGESVKPSNTCPGESVKPSTTCPGESVKPSTTCPGESVKPSTTCPGESVKPSTTCPGESVKPSNTCPGRDEVFARVLQECREELSESLCSILRESGRV, encoded by the exons atgaagactcattacgaccagaccagcaaagtaagaaaatttaagccgggagacttcgtacttgcataTCTTCCTATCCCaaattctcctttacaaaacagattttcaggaccctaccgcgtcaaagagtgcagaagcagcaacaacaactac cttttgaacagccgaacaccaacgcgttaccgtcacacgtcCAACACGTGCCCAGGAGAAAGTGTTAAGCCGTCCACCACGTGCCCAGGAGAAAGTGTTAAGCCGTCCAACACGTGCCCAGGAGAAAGTGTTAAGCCGTCCACCACGTGCCCAGGAGAAAGTGTTAAGCCGTCCACCACGTACCCAGGAGAAAGTGTTAAGCCGTCCACCACGTGCCCAGGAGAAAGTGTTAAGCCGTCCAACACGTGCCCAGGAGAAAGTGTTAAGCCATCCAATACGTGCCCAGGAGAAAGTGTTAAGCCGTCCAACACGTGCCCAGGAGAAAGTGTTAAGCCATCCAATACGTGCCCAGGAGAAAGTGTTAAGCCGTCCAACACGTGCCCAGGAGAAAGTGTTAAGCCGTCCACCACGTGCCCAGGAGAAAGTGTTAAGCCGTCCACCACGTGCCCAGGAGAAAGTGTTAAGCCATCCAACACTTGCCCAGGAGAAAGTGTTAAGCCGTCCACCACGTCCCCAGGAGAAAGTGTTAAGCCGTCCAACACGTGCCCAGGAGAAAGTGTTAAGCCATCCAATACGTGCCCAGGAGAAAGTGTTAAGCCGTCCAACACGTGCCCAGGAGAAAGTGTTAAGCCATCCAATACGTGCCCAGGAGAAAGTGTTAAGCCGTCCAACACGTGCCCAGGAGAAAGTGTTAAGCCGTCCACCACGTGCCCAGGAGAAAGTGTTAAGCCGTCCACCACGTGCCCAGGAGAAAGTGTTAAGCCGTCCACCACGTGCCCAGGAGAAAGTGTTAAGCCGTCCACCACGTGCCCAGGAGAAAGTGTTAAGCCATCCAACACTTGCCCAGGGcgagacgaagtgtttgccagggtgcttcaaGAGTGCAGAGAAGAGCTTAGTGAGTCCTTGTGTAGCATTTTAAGAGAGTCTGGCAGAGTGTAG